In Zea mays cultivar B73 chromosome 7, Zm-B73-REFERENCE-NAM-5.0, whole genome shotgun sequence, the following proteins share a genomic window:
- the LOC103631875 gene encoding flavin-containing monooxygenase FMO GS-OX-like 8 — protein MVSSKKVCVVGAGVSGLACARELLREGHDVTVMEQSGGVGGQWLYDPRADGGDPLGAAGAHSSMYASVRLISPRELTGFSDFPFFPRDDGTGDSRRYPGHAEFLRYIRDFCDAFGLMDVVRLNTKVLRVGLAAPRAADDGDGIKRWTVSWSRHRGCDGEVVTTEEEVFDAVVVAVGQYTQPRLPTIRGMDKWSRRQLHSHSYRVPDSFHGEVVVIVGFRHSGVDIALELSKLAREVHVSVKSMEALTPAVSKAVARHSDLHLHLQIECLREDGQVTFADGSRVAADSIIYCTGYDCSFPFLDTGGLVTVDDSRVGPLYEHTFPPALAPSLSFVGLPRMVLVPRFYEAQARWVAQALSGWRPLPPSEEMARSAEEYHRAREAAGVPRRLSHALFFDMDYCDEFGAKHCGFPPVEGWKRDLLSLSLASASDGAVESYRDSYHDSDLVREGLRSEGWWPWLPDPQ, from the exons ATGGTGTCATCCAAGAAAGTGTGCGTGGTCGGCGCTGGCGTGTCGGGGCTGGCGTGTGCCCGCGAGCTGCTCCGCGAGGGCCACGACGTGACGGTCATGGAGCAGAGCGGCGGCGTCGGCGGGCAGTGGCTGTACGACCCGAGGGCGGACGGCGGCGACCCACTCGGCGCTGCCGGCGCGCACAGCAGCATGTACGCCTCCGTCCGGCTCATCAGCCCGAGGGAGCTCACGGGCTTCTCCGACTTCCCCTTCTTCCCCAGAGACGACGGCACCGGCGACTCCCGGCGGTACCCGGGGCACGCTGAGTTCCTGAGGTACATCAGGGACTTCTGCGACGCGTTCGGGCTCATGGACGTCGTCAGGCTCAACACCAAGGTCCTGCGCGTCGGCCTGGCGGCGCCGCGTGCCGCTGATGACGGTGACGGCATCAAGCGGTGGACGGTGAGTTGGTCTAGACATCGTGGCTGCGATGGCGAGGTGGTCACCACGGAGGAGGAGGTGTTTGacgccgtcgtcgtcgccgtcggccAGTACACCCAGCCACGGCTCCCAACCATCAGAG GCATGGACAAGTGGAGCAGGAGGCAGCTGCACTCCCACTCGTATAGGGTCCCCGATTCCTTCCACGGCGAGGTGGTGGTGATCGTGGGCTTCCGTCATAGCGGCGTGGACATCGCGCTGGAGCTCTCCAAGTTGGCGAGGGAGGTGCACGTCAGCGTCAAGTCCATGGAGGCGCTCACTCCCGCCGTGTCCAAGGCCGTCGCCAGGCACAGCGACCTGCACCTGCACCTCCAG ATCGAGTGCTTGCGCGAGGATGGGCAGGTAACGTTCGCCGACGGCTCGCGTGTCGCCGCCGACTCCATCATCTACTGCACCGGGTACGACTGCTCGTTCCCGTTCCTGGACACGGGAGGCCTGGTGACCGTCGACGACAGCCGCGTCGGCCCGCTGTACGAGCACACGTTCCCgccggcgctggcgccgtcgCTGTCCTTCGTGGGGTTGCCGAGGATGGTGCTGGTGCCGCGGTTCTACGAGGCGCAGGCGAGGTGGGTGGCGCAGGCGCTGTCGGGCTGGCGGCCGCTGCCGCCGTCGGAGGAGATGGCGCGCTCCGCCGAGGAGTACCACCGCGCCAGGGAGGCGGCCGGCGTGCCCAGGCGCCTCTCGCACGCCCTCTTCTTCGACATGGACTACTGCGACGAGTTCGGGGCCAAGCACTGCGGCttcccgccggtggaggggtggaaGAGGGACCTCCTGTCGTTGTCTCTCGCAAGCGCCAGCGACGGCGCCGTGGAGAGCTACCGTGACAGCTACCATGACAGCGACCTGGTTCGGGAGGGATTGCGCTCCGAGGGCTGGTGGCCGTGGCTCCCAGATCCACAATGA
- the LOC103631875 gene encoding flavin-containing monooxygenase FMO GS-OX-like 8 isoform X1 — MDETDEILQTGPTHSKYLNERSSMVSLDDVEDLDQKRHPGHRDQVRRRSEMVSSKKVCVVGAGVSGLACARELLREGHDVTVMEQSGGVGGQWLYDPRADGGDPLGAAGAHSSMYASVRLISPRELTGFSDFPFFPRDDGTGDSRRYPGHAEFLRYIRDFCDAFGLMDVVRLNTKVLRVGLAAPRAADDGDGIKRWTVSWSRHRGCDGEVVTTEEEVFDAVVVAVGQYTQPRLPTIRGMDKWSRRQLHSHSYRVPDSFHGEVVVIVGFRHSGVDIALELSKLAREVHVSVKSMEALTPAVSKAVARHSDLHLHLQIECLREDGQVTFADGSRVAADSIIYCTGYDCSFPFLDTGGLVTVDDSRVGPLYEHTFPPALAPSLSFVGLPRMVLVPRFYEAQARWVAQALSGWRPLPPSEEMARSAEEYHRAREAAGVPRRLSHALFFDMDYCDEFGAKHCGFPPVEGWKRDLLSLSLASASDGAVESYRDSYHDSDLVREGLRSEGWWPWLPDPQ, encoded by the exons ATGGATGAAACTGATGAGATTTTGCAAACGGGTCCTACACATTCGAAATATCTAAATGAGCGGTCAAGCATGGTTTCTTTGGACGATGTTGAAGACTTGGATCAGAAACGCCATCCGGGACACCGTGACCAGGTCCGGCGGCGAAGCGAGATGGTGTCATCCAAGAAAGTGTGCGTGGTCGGCGCTGGCGTGTCGGGGCTGGCGTGTGCCCGCGAGCTGCTCCGCGAGGGCCACGACGTGACGGTCATGGAGCAGAGCGGCGGCGTCGGCGGGCAGTGGCTGTACGACCCGAGGGCGGACGGCGGCGACCCACTCGGCGCTGCCGGCGCGCACAGCAGCATGTACGCCTCCGTCCGGCTCATCAGCCCGAGGGAGCTCACGGGCTTCTCCGACTTCCCCTTCTTCCCCAGAGACGACGGCACCGGCGACTCCCGGCGGTACCCGGGGCACGCTGAGTTCCTGAGGTACATCAGGGACTTCTGCGACGCGTTCGGGCTCATGGACGTCGTCAGGCTCAACACCAAGGTCCTGCGCGTCGGCCTGGCGGCGCCGCGTGCCGCTGATGACGGTGACGGCATCAAGCGGTGGACGGTGAGTTGGTCTAGACATCGTGGCTGCGATGGCGAGGTGGTCACCACGGAGGAGGAGGTGTTTGacgccgtcgtcgtcgccgtcggccAGTACACCCAGCCACGGCTCCCAACCATCAGAG GCATGGACAAGTGGAGCAGGAGGCAGCTGCACTCCCACTCGTATAGGGTCCCCGATTCCTTCCACGGCGAGGTGGTGGTGATCGTGGGCTTCCGTCATAGCGGCGTGGACATCGCGCTGGAGCTCTCCAAGTTGGCGAGGGAGGTGCACGTCAGCGTCAAGTCCATGGAGGCGCTCACTCCCGCCGTGTCCAAGGCCGTCGCCAGGCACAGCGACCTGCACCTGCACCTCCAG ATCGAGTGCTTGCGCGAGGATGGGCAGGTAACGTTCGCCGACGGCTCGCGTGTCGCCGCCGACTCCATCATCTACTGCACCGGGTACGACTGCTCGTTCCCGTTCCTGGACACGGGAGGCCTGGTGACCGTCGACGACAGCCGCGTCGGCCCGCTGTACGAGCACACGTTCCCgccggcgctggcgccgtcgCTGTCCTTCGTGGGGTTGCCGAGGATGGTGCTGGTGCCGCGGTTCTACGAGGCGCAGGCGAGGTGGGTGGCGCAGGCGCTGTCGGGCTGGCGGCCGCTGCCGCCGTCGGAGGAGATGGCGCGCTCCGCCGAGGAGTACCACCGCGCCAGGGAGGCGGCCGGCGTGCCCAGGCGCCTCTCGCACGCCCTCTTCTTCGACATGGACTACTGCGACGAGTTCGGGGCCAAGCACTGCGGCttcccgccggtggaggggtggaaGAGGGACCTCCTGTCGTTGTCTCTCGCAAGCGCCAGCGACGGCGCCGTGGAGAGCTACCGTGACAGCTACCATGACAGCGACCTGGTTCGGGAGGGATTGCGCTCCGAGGGCTGGTGGCCGTGGCTCCCAGATCCACAATGA